Proteins found in one Mytilus edulis chromosome 2, xbMytEdul2.2, whole genome shotgun sequence genomic segment:
- the LOC139512536 gene encoding uncharacterized protein, whose amino-acid sequence MMSALSERSEKSDSANSSQIRTPKPVYVCSVCTDEVKAKYLCQPCKKYFCEKCKSSHTSNAQNAKHKFTEILETESETPDLSLDLAKVSSPEIQKTPPRVVTSVTSSPKNTSRSTGRAKNHNDHTVHMDYGNTPRGKYSKCQRHPTKDIQLHCVECNKIVCSECIVEVHQRHQFVSIEEAGTRLKGHFHTILAPVKTFYHDELETAYNNLEVAEEQYSVKTEQTIDDIHKRASQLHEDIDRIRDSIISSIETKQKQDMDEFVTTKEVLSDRLAQTGDVISRVENAIENDNDTSMLRAEHDFTTLITNVDRNLTLREPKPARFAAGLSTEERVKDLFGNTVQADEPDNTMATWRMRGDEDKLEISKDLDLSRVLSVPVGDGQPIHTMVALGHAEVWFSTLSNSKQAQLFGIDGRIEKPLELEFSVKDLSVSRPGDLFLSCFDTRCVKRIRLNGTVETFYNTSPLHPLGIHVLRSGSVIVCVVDQISVNMKQMKPYSKRQLVKVSKTGKVIKRMAYNLDLRLFTLPFKVNETVDEEIVVLDKSSKDKGRLIMFTRNEQVKFVYNGPQSIRIEYPFCPMDLVCDNFGHTIVVDSNNNAIHMLDKFGKVLRFHQIGRDWIDIPWSVAVDNRGLMLVGDSAGTMHILRYLLSS is encoded by the exons ATGATGTCCGCCTTATCCGAAAGATCTGAGAAGTCCGATTCGGCGAATTCTTCACAAATAAGGACGCCTAAACCAGTTTATGTTTGTTCTGTTTGCACAGATGAAGTAAAAGCCAAATATCTTTGTCAACCTTGTAAAAAATACTTTTGTGAAAAGTGTAAGAGCAGTCATACAAGTAATGCTCAAAATGCTAAACACAAATTCACAGAGATTTTGGAAACGGAATCAGAGACACCGGATTTGTCACTCGATTTGGCGAAAGTGAGTTCACCTGAAATACAGAAAACACCCCCAAGAGTAGTAACATCGGTTACATCGTCGCCCAAAAATACTAGTCGAAGTACTGGTAGAGCTAAAAACCACAATGATCATACAGTACACATGGATTACGGCAACACTCCTCGTGGAAAGTACAGCAAATGTCAAAGGCATCCTACCAAAGACATACAACTTCATTGCGTCGAGTGCAACAAAATCGTATGCAGTGAATGTATTGTCGAAGTACACCAACGGCATCAGTTTGTGAGCATAGAGGAAGCGGGAACAAGATTAAAGGGCCATTTCCATACCATTCTTGCTCCCGTGAAAACATTTTATCATGATGAGCTTGAGACGGCGTATAATAATTTGGAAGTTGCTGAAGAACAGTACAGTGTTAAAACAG AACAAACTATTGACGATATCCATAAAAGGGCTAGTCAACTCCATGAAGACATAGACCGTATACGAGACAGCATTATATCATCTATAGAAACCAAACAGAAGCAAGACATGGATGAGTTTGTAACAACGAAAGAAGTTCTTAGTGATAGACTTGCTCAAACAGGTGACGTCATCAGTCGCGTAGAGAATGCAATCGAGAACGACAACGATACATCGATGCTTAGGGCTGAGCATGACTTTACAACTCTTATTACCAATGTTGATAGAAATTTAACTCTCCGAGAACCAAAGCCAGCACGATTTGCGGCAGGGTTGTCTACAGAAGAGCGCGTGAAAGATCTTTTTGGGAATACAGTTCAGGCTGATGAACCTGACAATACGATGGCGACTTGGCGCATGCGCGGTGACGAGGACAAATTGGAAATAAGCAAAGATCTCGATCTTTCTCGTGTTCTCTCCGTACCAGTCGGAGATGGTCAGCCAATTCATACCATGGTAGCTCTAGGACATGCAGAAGTTTGGTTTTCAACTTTGTCCAATTCTAAACAAGCACAGCTTTTCGGAATAGATGGTAGGATTGAAAAGCCGTTAGAGTTAGAATTTAGTGTGAAAGATCTATCTGTTTCCCGTCCAGGTGACCTGTTCTTATCTTGCTTTGACACACGATGTGTTAAACGAATTCGTTTGAATGGGACAGTTGAGACCTTTTACAATACTTCACCACTTCATCCGTTAGGAATTCATGTATTGAGAAGTGGATCGGTAATTGTGTGTGTTGTCGATCAGATTTCAGTCAATATGAAACAGATGAAACCATACAGCAAGCGTCAACTTGTCAAAGTATCAAAAACTGGCAAGGTTATTAAACGCATGGCTTATAACCTTGACCTACGATTGTTCACTCTTCCATTCAAGGTCAACGAAACAGTCGATGAAGAGATTGTTGTGTTGGACAAATCCAGTAAGGATAAGGGGAGACTAATTATGTTCACCCGAAATGAGCAAGTTAAATTCGTATACAATGGTCCACAATCAATTCGAATCGAATATCCATTCTGTCCGATGGACCTAGTGTGTGATAATTTTGGCCATACCATTGTTGTCGATTCCAACAATAATGCAATTCACATGTTAGATAAATTCGGAAAGGTTTTAAGATTTCATCAAATAGGTAGAGACTGGATTGATATTCCATGGTCAGTTGCTGTTGACAATAGGGGACTTATGCTCGTTGGTGATTCTGCAGGGACAATGCATATTTTGCGTTATCTACTCAGTAGTTGA